The genomic stretch GTGTTCAAGGTCTCCCTGAGATTCCTCGCTACCCCCCAGGATGAAGACTGTGTAGCCCACCGTCATAATGGGGTCTATGAGATGGTTGTCCCAAAAGCGAATGATCACACTCCCGATCAGGATCGCTCCCCAGCCAGCCACATCCTACAGAAGGTGCCAGGACAGCACCTTCTCGTTCAGACTCTGACCCCCTTTGAGCCGAACCAAAGCGGCCCCGTTGAACAGGATGCCAATCACAGCCAGCCCAATCATGGCGTTTGCGTCTACGTGCTCGGGGTGAAGGAAACGGAGCGCCATCCGTTACAAAGGGCAGCACATTCCAACCCCTTGTGGTAACCTTCTGATGTGTGGCAATGGGGATTCGAGTCCCCAGGGGGGTTCGATATAAAGGTGCCGTTGTTCTGCGATGAGATCGAGCTGAGGCGATAGGGCTAGTGCGGCAACCAGCCTTGTCATTGTCCTGACGGGGCGACGGCGAGTGCGCACGCGTTCGAATCCCCGGGGGAGTACTTCCTACGTATACTCTCGAACTTGTGTTTCGCTGAGTCAGTCCGCAGTGCGCGAGTCTCCCCCCAATAAGAAAAGGGCCATCCCGGACGGGGACAGCCCTTCTTGTGCCAATGCTGAGAACCCTACTCTCTCGTCCTCCAGCGAAGTGTGGCGTATCCTGCCAGGCCGACCAGACCGCTGCCCAGGAGCGCTATCGCCCCGGGCTCGGGGACGAACTGTGCCATGCAGGGATCCAAGCTGGCCTGGGCGAATCGCCGATGGTGCTTGTCGACTAACCATTCCCCTGCGCAACCGTCGAGGTTGATGGACACAGGGTCTTGAGAGCACCGGAGTACATGGGGAGGCTTGGCAAACAGTTGCCCACCTGGTGACCACACTGTGGAAACAAGAAGGCAACTGATTGTGAGTTAGAGTAGTAAGGTTCTGCTCTCTACCCGACTCCCGACCGTGATGAGGAAGTGAACCCCGAGTTCAATGGCCACAGCACACATAAGGTTCATGGCTCCTCCTTTCCAACCAGCAAGAGCGAGTAGCACGAGAGTGCCCAGAACTGTCGGGAGCGTTCCCAGGTTGTTAAGTGTGGTCTGTCGGTCGGTAGCACCAGCACCCTTGCAGGGTGTCGGGAATCGAGTACAGAGCAGAGCCGACCTACTCA from bacterium encodes the following:
- a CDS encoding PEP-CTERM sorting domain-containing protein (PEP-CTERM proteins occur, often in large numbers, in the proteomes of bacteria that also encode an exosortase, a predicted intramembrane cysteine proteinase. The presence of a PEP-CTERM domain at a protein's C-terminus predicts cleavage within the sorting domain, followed by covalent anchoring to some some component of the (usually Gram-negative) cell surface. Many PEP-CTERM proteins exhibit an unusual sequence composition that includes large numbers of potential glycosylation sites. Expression of one such protein has been shown restore the ability of a bacterium to form floc, a type of biofilm.), with the translated sequence MAQFVPEPGAIALLGSGLVGLAGYATLRWRTRE